The sequence CAAGGCGATCGTCAACTCGATCAGCATGAAGGAGGGCGAAGCCGAGTTCCTGCGACAGGCGGCGCTGTGCCGCCGCTATGGCGCAGCAGTGATCGTCATGGCCTTCGACGAGCAGGGCCAGGCCGATACCTGCCAGCGCAAGATCGAGATCTGCGATCGCGCCTACCGGTTGCTGGTCGACCGCGTCGGGTTCCCGCCGGAAGACATCGTGTTCGACCCGAACATCTTCGCGATCGCCACCGGCATCGAAGAGCACAACAACTACGGCGTCGACTTCATCGAGGCGACGAAGTGGATCCGTGACAACCTGCCCTACGCGAAGGTGAGCGGCGGCGTGTCGAACGTGAGCTTCAGCTTCCGCGGAAACGACCCGGCGCGCGAGGCGATCCATACCGTTTTCCTCTACCACGCGATCCGAAACGGCATGACGATGGGCATCGTCAACGCCGGCATGATCGGCGTGTACGACGAACTCGCGCCTGAACTGCGCGAGCGTGTCGAGGACGTCGTGCTGAATCGCCGGCCCGATTCCACCGAGCGGATGATCGAATTCGCCGGCACGCTGAAGTCGGGCGGTGCCAGGCAGGAACAGAGCCTCGAGTGGCGCGCCCAGGATGTCGACGCGCGCCTCGCGCACGCGATGGTCCACGGCATCACCCAGTGGATCGTGGAAGACACCGAAGAGGCGCGTGCGCGCATCGCGGATCGTGGCGGCCGGCCGATCGAGGTCATCGAGGGGCCGCTGATGAACGGCATGAACGTCGTCGGCGACCTGTTCGGTGCCGGCAAGATGTTCCTGCCGCAGGTGGTGAAGTCGGCTCGCGTCATGAAGCAGGCGGTCGCGCACCTGGTGCCCTTCATCGAGGCCGAGAAGGCACTCTCGGGCGACACCAAGGCGAAGGGCAAGATCGTGATCGCTACCGTGAAGGGCGACGTACACGACATCGGCAAGAACATCGTATCGGTAGTGCTCCAGTGCAACAACTACGAGGTGGTGAACATGGGCGTGATGATTCCCGCCCAGCAGATCCTCGACAAGGCTCGCGAAGAGAAGGCCGACATCATCGGCCTGTCGGGCCTGATCACGCCGTCCCTGGAAGAGATGTCGCATGTCGCACGCGAGATGGAACGCCAGGGCTTCACGCAGCCGCTGCTGATCGGCGGCGCGACGACTTCACGTACGCACACCGCAGTGAAGATCGCTCCCGGCTATACGCGCGGCCCGACCGTGTGGGTGCCCGACGCCTCTCGCAGTGTGGCGGTGTGCACCAGCCTGCTGGCCGAGGACGAGACGGTTCGCTGCAAGTACCTCGATGAACTGCGGCATGACCAGCAGAAGGTGCGCGAGCAGCACGCGAGCAAGCGCGGGCCGGAACTCATCCCGCTTTCGCGGGCCCGTGCCAACCTGCAGCCGTTCGACTGGCCAGCCTGCGTGCCGCCGAAGCCCGGCTTCACCGGCACCCGTCAGCTCAGGAACGCCGACCTCGCCGAGATCGCCCAGTACATCGACTGGGGCCCGTTCTTCCAGACCTGGGATCTCGCCGGGCCGTACCCTGCGATCCTCGACGACGAGGTCGTGGGCGAGGCCGCGCGCAACGTGTTCCGCGACGGTCAGGCGATGCTGAAGAAGGTGGTCGACGGTCGCTGGCTCACCGCCAATGCCGTGTTCGCGCTCTATCCTGCGAATGCGGTCGGCGACGACATCGAGATCTATGCCGACGAGAAGCGCGACCGGGTGCTCATGACCTGGCACAACCTGCGCCAGCAGAACCAGAAGCCCGATGGCCGGCCGAACCAGTGCCTGTCCGATTTCATTGCACCGAAGGCCAGCGGCGTCGCCGATTACATCGGCGCGTTCGCGGTGACTACCGGCATCGGTATCGAGAAGCACCTCGATGACTTCGAGCGCCGCAACGACGACTACGGCTCGATCATGCTGAAGGCGATCGCAGACCGCCTCGCCGAGGCATTCACCGAGATGCTGCACAAGCGGGTACGCAAGGACTTCTGGGGCTATGCGAAGGACGAGGCGCTCGACACCGCGCAGCTGGTCGCAGAGCAGTACCGCGGCATCCGCCCCGCGCCCGGCTATCCCGCCTGCCCCGATCACACCGAGAAACCCGCGCTGTTCCAGCTGCTCGGGGCGGCCGGGGTCGGCATCACGCTGACCGAAAGCCACGCGATGGCGCCGGCTTCGTCGGTGTCGGGGTTCTACCTGTCGCACCCGGATGCACAGTACTTCGCCGTCGGCAAGGTCAACCACGACCAGGTCGAGGATTACGCGAGACGCAAGGGGCTGTCGATTCAGGAAGCGGAGCGCTGGCTGGCGCCTAACCTCGGGTACGAGCCGAACCTGGTGCGGGCCGCCTAGGGTCGGTCTACCCCGACCCCAGGCAGCCGCTGGCGTGGCCAGCACCGCTGCGGCGCGTTGCTACATTGCTGCAGGGGTCGACGATTGCGGCGGCGAGGCGGGCGCGGGCGTCTGCGTCGCCGGGTTTGCCGGCATGCCATGACGGTACGAACCTCGCATTCCCTCGCGTGACAGCCCATGTCCATGCCGCTCGCCATGCGGATGCATCACCGGGAGCGCGACACCGCGATCCTTCGCCCGCTGCTCGAGTTCCGCGCGGCGCGCTGCCATCAGTTGCGGGCGCTGTTCGGGCGTCGCGCTGCGCATCTGCTCGCGAAATGCGCTGCGCTCTTCCTCCGTGGTGAGCTTGTCCATCGCGGCGCGGCGTGCCTCGCGGTCGGCCTTGCTCATGCCATCGTGGCGCTTGTCGGGATGCTGCCGGTGGTGTCGACCACGCGGGTCCTCGCGGTACTGCGATGCCGAAGGGGCGGTGATCGACGGATCGTCCGGCGCGCTCGGGAAGGGCGAGGCCACGGGTGCGGCGGCGAGCGCCGAGGCGGCGATGGGTCCGAGTCCGAGTCCGGTGGCGAGGCCAGCGGCGGCCAGCAGTGATTTCAGGGTGTGCTTCATCTGGATTCTCCTGTGTGATTGGGCGCCGGGAGGCACCTGGATCGACTCCGTGCGGGCCGCGTTGCGATCGCGGGTCAGGCAGGGTGTACGAGGT comes from Rhodocyclaceae bacterium and encodes:
- the metH gene encoding methionine synthase — encoded protein: MSLPESEIFATLRQQLAARILILDGAMGTMIQRYKLGEAEYRGSRFADFAHDVKGNNELLVLTQPQVIQEIHEQYLAAGADLIETNTFGATTVAQADYHMEHLVHEMNVEAARLAKAACAKYSTPERPRFAAGAFGPTPKTASISPDVNDPGARNVTFDELVAAYLQQARALVEGGVDFFLVETIFDTLNAKAALFAIDTFFEEHGSRLPVMISGTVTDASGRILSGQTVEAFWNSVRHASPITIGLNCALGATLMRPYVEELSKICDTNICIYPNAGLPNPMSDTGFDETPDITSSLVREFAESGFVNIAGGCCGTTPDHIRAIAAQLEGIRPRAVPEADRKMRLSGLEAFNIDGSSLFVNVGERTNVTGSKAFARLILNEQYDEALAVARQQVENGAQIIDINMDEAMLDSKAAMVRFLNLVASEPDISRVPLMIDSSKWEVIEAGLKCVQGKAIVNSISMKEGEAEFLRQAALCRRYGAAVIVMAFDEQGQADTCQRKIEICDRAYRLLVDRVGFPPEDIVFDPNIFAIATGIEEHNNYGVDFIEATKWIRDNLPYAKVSGGVSNVSFSFRGNDPAREAIHTVFLYHAIRNGMTMGIVNAGMIGVYDELAPELRERVEDVVLNRRPDSTERMIEFAGTLKSGGARQEQSLEWRAQDVDARLAHAMVHGITQWIVEDTEEARARIADRGGRPIEVIEGPLMNGMNVVGDLFGAGKMFLPQVVKSARVMKQAVAHLVPFIEAEKALSGDTKAKGKIVIATVKGDVHDIGKNIVSVVLQCNNYEVVNMGVMIPAQQILDKAREEKADIIGLSGLITPSLEEMSHVAREMERQGFTQPLLIGGATTSRTHTAVKIAPGYTRGPTVWVPDASRSVAVCTSLLAEDETVRCKYLDELRHDQQKVREQHASKRGPELIPLSRARANLQPFDWPACVPPKPGFTGTRQLRNADLAEIAQYIDWGPFFQTWDLAGPYPAILDDEVVGEAARNVFRDGQAMLKKVVDGRWLTANAVFALYPANAVGDDIEIYADEKRDRVLMTWHNLRQQNQKPDGRPNQCLSDFIAPKASGVADYIGAFAVTTGIGIEKHLDDFERRNDDYGSIMLKAIADRLAEAFTEMLHKRVRKDFWGYAKDEALDTAQLVAEQYRGIRPAPGYPACPDHTEKPALFQLLGAAGVGITLTESHAMAPASSVSGFYLSHPDAQYFAVGKVNHDQVEDYARRKGLSIQEAERWLAPNLGYEPNLVRAA